The following proteins are encoded in a genomic region of Triticum dicoccoides isolate Atlit2015 ecotype Zavitan chromosome 1B, WEW_v2.0, whole genome shotgun sequence:
- the LOC119346611 gene encoding pentatricopeptide repeat-containing protein At2g46050, mitochondrial-like isoform X1 → MWPRGFLLRLLLRVTAGATARHACARVHPLLVKSGHASDTRLATALADAYAKSGLVTHARRVFDETPHRDLVLWNVMVSCYSSHGLLLDSWALFASMRRSSGLSGDGFTFSALLSARAPPSSCSQYLGLLAHGLVLRLGLQLDLVVATALLDMYAKCGLVADARRVFDAMLLRNSVSWNAIIVCYGHHDGGKEALQIFASMLRNDDGRCCRPDELTLASLLSSCANMAAAYEATQLHAYALKRGLQGFLQVANALVMAYGKNGFLQQATQTFATIHNPDIVSWSSMVSSFAYLGCAKNAIHVFERMLQQGVRPDGIAFLGVLSACSHAGLIQHGLKYFLLMTTDYQIDPWPQHLACLVDLLGRAGRVQDAYNILLNISCQTNSDVIGAFLAACKTRGNIELAKWAADRLLGLEPNEPANYLLISNAYAAAGAWSELAKVRSLMRNVCSNKVPGCSWIEIGGKVQTFVSNDILLQQSTNMRQMMEILVTFMEKESNDDTLCYHKDEDRILEPSGRQKVVSCLCSYAYMLC, encoded by the exons ATGTGGCCGCGCGGCTTCCTCTTGCGTCTTCTCCTCCGCGTGACCGCTGGCGCCACTGCCCGCCACGCCTGCGCGCGCGTCCACCCGCTCCTCGTGAAGTCCGGCCACGCTTCCGACACTCGCCTCGCCACCGCGCTCGCCGACGCCTATGCCAAGTCCGGCCTCGTCACGCACGCGCGCAGGGTGTTCGACGAAACGCCGCACAGGGACCTCGTGCTCTGGAACGTCATGGTCTCCTGCTACTCCTCCCATGGTCTGCTCCTCGACTCATGGGCCCTCTTCGCCTccatgcggaggagctccggccTCTCCGGCGACGGCTTCACCTTCAGTGCCTTACTGAGCGCCCGCGCTCCTCCTTCTTCCTGCAGCCAGTACCTGGGGCTCCTGGCGCACGGCCTTGTTCTCAGGCTGGGCCTCCAGCTGGACCTTGTCGTCGCCACCGCGCTCCTCGACATGTATGCAAAGTGCGGCCTGGTCGCTGATGCTCGCCGGGTGTTTGATGCCATGCTACTAAGGAACTCTGTATCCTGGAATGCCATCATTGTCTGCTATGGCCACCATGATGGAGGCAAGGAAGCACTGCAGATTTTCGCGTCCATGCTCAGGAATGATGATGGGCGCTGTTGTCGGCCTGACGAGCTCACGCTTGCCAGTTTGCTTAGTTCCTGTGCCAACATGGCAGCTGCCTATGAGGCTACCCAGCTTCATGCTTATGCCCTCAAAAGGGGCTTACAAGGATTTCTGCAAGTAGCCAACGCTCTGGTCATGGCCTATGGTAAGAATGGTTTTCTTCAGCAAGCAACACAGACATTTGCTACCATCCATAACCCAGACATAGTTTCATGGTCATCCATGGTTTCATCTTTCGCCTACCTTGGGTGTGCCAAGAATGCAATCCATGTGTTTGAAAGAATGCTCCAACAAGGCGTGCGGCCTGACGGCATTGCGTTTCTTGGAGTTCTTTCTGCCTGCAGCCATGCTGGACTCATTCAACATGGCCTAAAGTATTTTCTTCTAATGACGACGGATTACCAAATTGATCCATGGCCGCAGCATCTTGCTTGTCTGGTTGATCTCCTAGGGAGAGCTGGCAGGGTTCAGGATGCCTACAACATTTTACTCAACATCTCCTGCCAAACAAACAGTGATGTAATTGGAGCTTTCCTTGCTGCCTGCAAGACACGAGGCAACATTGAGTTGGCAAAGTGGGCTGCTGATAGGCTACTCGGTCTGGAGCCAAACGAGCCAGCAAATTACCTGCTTATATCTAATGCTTATGCTGCTGCAGGAGCTTGGAGTGAGCTTGCAAAGGTAAGAAGTCTTATGAGAAACGTGTGCAGCAACAAGGTGCCTGGTTGTAGCTGGATAGAAATAGGTGGAAAGGTTCAGACATTTGTCTCCAATGATATTTTGCTCCAACAATCAACAAATATGCGACAAATGATGGAAATTCTTGTTACATTCATGGAAAAAGAGAGCAATGACGATACTCTTT GTTATCATAAAGACGAAGATAGGATACTAGAACCCTCAGGAAGGCAGAAAGTGGTCTCTTGCTTATGCAGTTATGCTTAT ATGTTGTGCTAA
- the LOC119346611 gene encoding pentatricopeptide repeat-containing protein At2g46050, mitochondrial-like isoform X2, with amino-acid sequence MWPRGFLLRLLLRVTAGATARHACARVHPLLVKSGHASDTRLATALADAYAKSGLVTHARRVFDETPHRDLVLWNVMVSCYSSHGLLLDSWALFASMRRSSGLSGDGFTFSALLSARAPPSSCSQYLGLLAHGLVLRLGLQLDLVVATALLDMYAKCGLVADARRVFDAMLLRNSVSWNAIIVCYGHHDGGKEALQIFASMLRNDDGRCCRPDELTLASLLSSCANMAAAYEATQLHAYALKRGLQGFLQVANALVMAYGKNGFLQQATQTFATIHNPDIVSWSSMVSSFAYLGCAKNAIHVFERMLQQGVRPDGIAFLGVLSACSHAGLIQHGLKYFLLMTTDYQIDPWPQHLACLVDLLGRAGRVQDAYNILLNISCQTNSDVIGAFLAACKTRGNIELAKWAADRLLGLEPNEPANYLLISNAYAAAGAWSELAKVRSLMRNVCSNKVPGCSWIEIGGKVQTFVSNDILLQQSTNMRQMMEILVTFMEKESNDDTLCKDSDFISERF; translated from the coding sequence ATGTGGCCGCGCGGCTTCCTCTTGCGTCTTCTCCTCCGCGTGACCGCTGGCGCCACTGCCCGCCACGCCTGCGCGCGCGTCCACCCGCTCCTCGTGAAGTCCGGCCACGCTTCCGACACTCGCCTCGCCACCGCGCTCGCCGACGCCTATGCCAAGTCCGGCCTCGTCACGCACGCGCGCAGGGTGTTCGACGAAACGCCGCACAGGGACCTCGTGCTCTGGAACGTCATGGTCTCCTGCTACTCCTCCCATGGTCTGCTCCTCGACTCATGGGCCCTCTTCGCCTccatgcggaggagctccggccTCTCCGGCGACGGCTTCACCTTCAGTGCCTTACTGAGCGCCCGCGCTCCTCCTTCTTCCTGCAGCCAGTACCTGGGGCTCCTGGCGCACGGCCTTGTTCTCAGGCTGGGCCTCCAGCTGGACCTTGTCGTCGCCACCGCGCTCCTCGACATGTATGCAAAGTGCGGCCTGGTCGCTGATGCTCGCCGGGTGTTTGATGCCATGCTACTAAGGAACTCTGTATCCTGGAATGCCATCATTGTCTGCTATGGCCACCATGATGGAGGCAAGGAAGCACTGCAGATTTTCGCGTCCATGCTCAGGAATGATGATGGGCGCTGTTGTCGGCCTGACGAGCTCACGCTTGCCAGTTTGCTTAGTTCCTGTGCCAACATGGCAGCTGCCTATGAGGCTACCCAGCTTCATGCTTATGCCCTCAAAAGGGGCTTACAAGGATTTCTGCAAGTAGCCAACGCTCTGGTCATGGCCTATGGTAAGAATGGTTTTCTTCAGCAAGCAACACAGACATTTGCTACCATCCATAACCCAGACATAGTTTCATGGTCATCCATGGTTTCATCTTTCGCCTACCTTGGGTGTGCCAAGAATGCAATCCATGTGTTTGAAAGAATGCTCCAACAAGGCGTGCGGCCTGACGGCATTGCGTTTCTTGGAGTTCTTTCTGCCTGCAGCCATGCTGGACTCATTCAACATGGCCTAAAGTATTTTCTTCTAATGACGACGGATTACCAAATTGATCCATGGCCGCAGCATCTTGCTTGTCTGGTTGATCTCCTAGGGAGAGCTGGCAGGGTTCAGGATGCCTACAACATTTTACTCAACATCTCCTGCCAAACAAACAGTGATGTAATTGGAGCTTTCCTTGCTGCCTGCAAGACACGAGGCAACATTGAGTTGGCAAAGTGGGCTGCTGATAGGCTACTCGGTCTGGAGCCAAACGAGCCAGCAAATTACCTGCTTATATCTAATGCTTATGCTGCTGCAGGAGCTTGGAGTGAGCTTGCAAAGGTAAGAAGTCTTATGAGAAACGTGTGCAGCAACAAGGTGCCTGGTTGTAGCTGGATAGAAATAGGTGGAAAGGTTCAGACATTTGTCTCCAATGATATTTTGCTCCAACAATCAACAAATATGCGACAAATGATGGAAATTCTTGTTACATTCATGGAAAAAGAGAGCAATGACGATACTCTTTGTAAGGATTCAGATTTTATTTCAGAACGGTTTTGA